A stretch of the Planktothricoides raciborskii GIHE-MW2 genome encodes the following:
- the hisIE gene encoding bifunctional phosphoribosyl-AMP cyclohydrolase/phosphoribosyl-ATP diphosphatase HisIE: MENFNTAIPVEQIRYNEQGLVPAIAQDYLDGTVLMMAWMNQESLQKTLATGEAWYWSRSRQELWHKGATSGHIQKVKSLRYDCDSDCLLIGIEQIGDIACHTGERSCFHQVDGQISAPPADTLSQVFEVICDRKNNPNESSYTCKLLAGGDNKILKKIGEESAEVVMACKDDNPEEIAGEVADLFYHAMVALAHHNVPLRAVYRKLQERRG, translated from the coding sequence ATGGAAAATTTCAATACCGCAATTCCTGTAGAACAAATTCGTTACAATGAGCAAGGATTAGTCCCCGCGATCGCCCAAGATTATCTCGATGGCACCGTGTTAATGATGGCTTGGATGAATCAGGAATCATTGCAAAAAACTTTGGCAACTGGGGAAGCCTGGTATTGGAGCCGATCGCGGCAAGAATTGTGGCATAAAGGGGCGACTTCTGGACATATCCAAAAAGTCAAATCTCTGCGCTACGATTGTGATAGCGATTGCCTACTAATTGGCATCGAGCAAATCGGCGATATTGCCTGTCATACCGGGGAACGCAGTTGTTTTCATCAAGTCGATGGGCAAATTTCTGCCCCCCCAGCCGATACATTATCTCAGGTATTTGAGGTAATCTGCGATCGCAAAAATAATCCCAATGAATCCTCTTATACTTGTAAACTATTGGCCGGTGGGGATAATAAAATCCTCAAGAAAATTGGCGAAGAAAGTGCCGAAGTGGTGATGGCTTGTAAAGATGATAATCCCGAAGAAATTGCCGGGGAAGTAGCTGACTTATTTTATCATGCAATGGTGGCATTAGCTCATCATAATGTTCCCTTAAGAGCGGTTTATCGCAAATTGCAAGAACGCCGAGGATAA
- a CDS encoding phage tail protein has protein sequence MADTHGLNYVTANRFYIEMQPGNSLTACFSECSGLSVNLKYETYFEGGVNDQQRIILGHKEFSDVTLKRGITDDLAFWDWATGSPPKRRNINILLFNQAGETIQCWRLIGAVPVAWKTEGLQANSSSLAIEELTIAYEGLNVQAKTAGGGVTELSARDGTGFFPQ, from the coding sequence ATGGCCGATACACATGGGCTAAACTATGTCACCGCTAATCGTTTTTACATAGAAATGCAGCCAGGAAACAGCCTGACGGCTTGTTTTAGCGAATGTTCCGGTTTAAGTGTTAACTTAAAATATGAGACTTACTTTGAAGGAGGAGTTAACGATCAACAGCGAATTATTCTGGGACATAAAGAATTCTCTGATGTGACTTTAAAGCGGGGAATTACTGACGATCTGGCTTTTTGGGATTGGGCAACAGGCTCACCCCCGAAACGTCGCAATATTAATATTTTATTGTTTAATCAAGCTGGTGAAACGATACAATGTTGGCGACTAATTGGGGCGGTTCCGGTTGCGTGGAAAACTGAGGGACTACAAGCGAACTCATCGAGTCTTGCTATTGAAGAATTGACGATCGCCTATGAGGGATTAAATGTGCAAGCGAAGACCGCTGGAGGTGGTGTGACTGAACTCAGTGCGCGGGATGGGACGGGTTTCTTTCCTCAGTAG
- a CDS encoding substrate-binding domain-containing protein — protein sequence MSDNIGKQLLTEGKRREIAKLTSQISSRQNRLFYSVTRLVPRPFQWIVPIVMENLKKSPIKLDKLPGVNKLKKSKRFTKLIKKLPKSVRDKFAGELETQETELNLEETMTEEAVKPRIVKPLYVKYACEVGNPLFCDFPQQTVEQIADAKSCQKCRFPALLAPETKIRGSKEIYQIDNYLGHRGIGRFYQAVQISNQEALIIKEYLLPKRYFSPTETRQLKEIFLRIGGFNLADNRFQDFRLILPSEAIADANQERCYLVYHTNLYTAPTLASYLEQTGAMTSREVYQVLSQVLQSLDCLHRQKFRLRSGLVRQGIPHGNLNLETLIIVPNLQGFFIYLCDPALWEDLFYPEPNQVPARSLKQDLKDLGNLAFYLLAGDSIDRTMGYPLDPMLDANWPESVNPELKNFIFNLMELGDSLPYGKAERLRDSFASRQFDSAEMARLALLKISVNLVEKVEFTEVEKPVEEKKKRNWRQILLWIVGISSVLLVGYLIWFFLVRDRSQIKDSSVVCCVDRVSGFPTGIFSYTAKQNDTWHRVLLGENLIRQGTTLQEELAKRLNPPAKDGQEPPQIQLIYLPQASATDAIAKVRNREAYFAISNLVSVEKFYRNLIYRDLDYKIIGYDSLVFFVAFGYNQRENSIPTYLNGQITFEQLRQLYTGKITNWQELGGPDMPVKLYIPNQPEAVELFEDVVLQDRNLIREFQALQKSQQSEQQANSFVQIQPAISQPNSMTELLRGIIGDFEQEQPVGAIAFGPFSQVFNQCSVYPLALQADQKTPISPLIQNNQQPITPANDLCNNKGSYGPNLPELISQRYPLVYPLALVYLKDNRLLPVGQKFCEVMRTVEMQRLLTQTGLIPIKDLSIPRQNPETIQKKNSKNIK from the coding sequence ATGAGCGATAACATTGGGAAACAATTACTCACAGAAGGGAAAAGAAGAGAAATTGCTAAATTGACTAGCCAAATCTCTTCTAGGCAAAATCGCTTGTTTTATTCAGTGACGCGCCTGGTGCCAAGACCATTTCAATGGATAGTTCCCATTGTTATGGAAAATCTGAAAAAGTCGCCGATTAAGCTCGATAAGCTTCCCGGTGTTAACAAACTGAAAAAATCTAAAAGATTCACTAAGCTGATTAAAAAGTTACCGAAATCAGTTAGAGATAAATTTGCTGGGGAATTAGAAACTCAGGAAACTGAACTGAATCTGGAAGAAACGATGACAGAGGAGGCAGTTAAACCAAGGATTGTTAAACCACTTTATGTGAAATATGCTTGTGAAGTGGGAAATCCTTTATTTTGTGATTTTCCTCAGCAAACTGTTGAGCAAATTGCTGATGCTAAATCTTGCCAAAAATGTCGGTTTCCGGCTTTGTTAGCCCCGGAAACTAAGATTCGGGGTTCTAAAGAAATCTATCAAATCGACAATTACCTGGGACACCGAGGAATTGGGAGATTTTATCAGGCGGTGCAAATTTCAAATCAAGAAGCATTAATTATTAAAGAGTATTTGTTACCAAAGCGTTATTTTTCCCCAACAGAAACTAGACAGTTGAAAGAAATTTTTTTGCGAATCGGCGGGTTTAATTTAGCAGATAATCGATTTCAAGATTTTCGGCTGATTCTGCCTTCGGAGGCGATCGCTGATGCGAACCAAGAACGCTGCTATCTAGTTTACCATACTAATTTATACACTGCCCCAACTTTGGCCAGTTACTTAGAACAAACTGGGGCAATGACCAGCAGGGAAGTCTACCAGGTTCTTAGCCAAGTTCTCCAAAGTTTAGATTGTTTACATCGGCAAAAGTTTCGCTTGCGATCGGGATTAGTTCGCCAAGGCATCCCTCACGGAAATCTGAATCTGGAAACGTTGATTATTGTGCCGAATTTACAGGGGTTTTTTATTTATCTTTGCGATCCGGCTTTGTGGGAAGATTTGTTTTATCCTGAACCGAATCAAGTGCCAGCCCGATCGCTTAAACAAGATTTAAAAGATTTGGGGAATTTGGCTTTTTATTTGTTAGCCGGTGATTCTATAGATCGGACAATGGGTTATCCTTTAGATCCAATGCTAGACGCAAACTGGCCAGAGTCGGTGAACCCAGAGTTAAAAAACTTTATTTTTAATTTGATGGAGTTGGGCGATTCTCTACCCTACGGGAAGGCGGAACGTCTACGGGATAGCTTCGCTTCACGCCAATTTGACAGCGCGGAAATGGCTAGATTAGCTTTGTTAAAAATTTCGGTAAATTTGGTGGAGAAGGTTGAATTTACCGAGGTAGAAAAGCCCGTAGAAGAAAAAAAGAAACGGAATTGGCGGCAAATTCTTTTGTGGATAGTCGGGATTTCTAGTGTGTTGCTAGTTGGTTATTTAATTTGGTTTTTCCTGGTTCGCGATCGCAGTCAAATAAAGGATTCATCGGTGGTCTGTTGTGTGGATCGAGTGTCCGGTTTTCCCACGGGAATTTTTTCCTATACGGCGAAGCAAAATGACACTTGGCATCGGGTTTTATTAGGAGAAAATCTAATTCGCCAAGGAACCACTTTACAGGAGGAGTTAGCCAAACGCTTAAACCCTCCGGCGAAAGATGGTCAGGAACCGCCTCAGATCCAGTTGATTTATCTACCTCAAGCTTCGGCAACAGATGCGATCGCTAAAGTTCGTAACCGAGAGGCTTATTTTGCCATTTCTAATCTGGTCAGCGTGGAAAAGTTCTATCGAAATCTGATCTATCGAGATTTGGACTATAAAATTATCGGCTATGATAGCTTAGTCTTTTTTGTCGCTTTTGGGTATAACCAACGAGAAAATAGTATTCCCACTTATTTAAATGGCCAGATTACTTTTGAGCAACTGCGTCAACTGTACACGGGTAAAATTACCAATTGGCAAGAATTGGGTGGGCCAGATATGCCGGTGAAATTATATATCCCTAATCAACCAGAAGCGGTGGAACTTTTCGAGGATGTGGTGCTGCAAGATCGTAACTTGATTCGGGAGTTTCAAGCTTTACAAAAGTCTCAACAGTCTGAACAACAAGCAAATAGTTTTGTGCAGATACAACCGGCGATCAGTCAGCCGAATAGTATGACTGAGCTGCTGCGAGGGATTATCGGAGATTTTGAACAAGAACAACCCGTAGGCGCGATCGCCTTTGGCCCTTTCAGCCAAGTATTTAATCAATGTTCCGTCTATCCTTTAGCCTTACAAGCAGACCAAAAAACACCGATTTCCCCGCTAATCCAAAACAATCAACAACCGATTACGCCCGCCAATGACTTATGTAATAATAAAGGCAGTTATGGCCCGAATTTACCAGAATTAATTTCCCAACGCTATCCCCTAGTTTATCCTCTGGCTTTAGTCTATTTAAAAGACAATCGTCTATTACCAGTAGGGCAAAAATTTTGCGAAGTTATGAGAACGGTAGAAATGCAGCGTTTACTCACTCAAACAGGTTTAATTCCTATTAAAGACCTGTCGATTCCCAGGCAGAATCCAGAAACAATCCAGAAAAAAAATTCCAAGAACATAAAATAA
- a CDS encoding Nif11-like leader peptide family natural product precursor: MAVEEVVRLFRTVQQYPEIKEKLNSAPNLETLVQMAGEMGYSFTVEEWKQATRFEVEELKSKLSEIPGI; this comes from the coding sequence ATGGCAGTAGAAGAAGTCGTAAGACTATTTAGAACCGTGCAACAATATCCTGAGATCAAAGAGAAGTTAAACTCAGCGCCGAACCTGGAAACCTTAGTACAAATGGCCGGAGAAATGGGTTATAGTTTTACCGTTGAAGAATGGAAACAAGCCACCCGTTTTGAAGTAGAGGAATTAAAGTCTAAATTGTCAGAAATTCCTGGGATTTAA
- a CDS encoding HD family phosphohydrolase, with protein MKNIQSLTKTVEKWRQSCSAPDRQKPSSDSSTSHAKPLTRSLQDRSKMNLWLLQLSHLSLAGVSQTNKPVCSRHSKARSPLSLMLAVICLTSVIGTRFYNQPRLAVGTPAPKTIIAPRTARFPDHKTTEEIRKAAQRGAIPVLKIDPDRTEQIQKSLQHYLTQGDQLREILGIYPFTPTQILSESSQQYLRTASPWEWLTILSQVKQNRRPQGTQNPSEYSVRKQGSENVPIIVRWALSNRLITELGNQAIAELKLYQRQSDSESFNYLIDTIIESRQRYSRAITALGASKSNSPTLIYDQTFFNLSDGEWEITKQGIQQTAQLILTQGIPAGLPQELIKNAVKLQLQTQVPAGSEALATRILLTSLRHNLIEDTEATNHLAKQAVAEVKTIYVNINAGEVIVQAGEIIEPNHLVLLDGFGLSQRGINWMGLIMLAGGVGIGVGVFWFVEHRYYSPLRRRDHLLILLLTLSTPLLLYFKLPIVSLPAIGLWIGNFYGSTLAGTVVSLIGLLLPVGMEIDAAILFANVAGGLLGGIVGGKMRTREELALLGLGVGLTQGIVYLIVTLIVTATAPAVWSTILMSSGLQALLGVAWSIIALGVSPYLEQGFDLITPIRLAELSNLNRPLLKRLAAEAPGTFQHTLFVSSLAEAAAKELGCNVELIRAGTLYHDIGKMHDPLGFIENQMNGVNKHDEINDPWKSAEIIKKHVTQGLVMAKRARLPKALQAFIPEHQGTMLIAYFYHQAQQRAAADGQPSVAESDFRYDGPIPQSRETAIVMLADSCEAALRSLKDATPEEALSMVNKIFRARWQDNQLVESGLRREDMPKIAEIFIQVWQQFNHKRIAYPKAALQSKH; from the coding sequence TCGCCCTTATCGTTGATGTTGGCGGTGATTTGTCTGACCAGTGTCATTGGCACCCGCTTCTACAATCAGCCAAGATTGGCCGTCGGTACACCGGCGCCGAAGACGATTATTGCGCCGAGAACGGCTCGGTTTCCCGATCACAAGACTACCGAAGAGATTCGGAAAGCGGCTCAACGGGGGGCTATTCCGGTCTTGAAGATAGACCCTGACCGGACTGAGCAAATTCAGAAAAGTTTACAACACTATTTGACTCAGGGAGATCAACTCCGAGAAATCCTGGGCATCTATCCTTTTACGCCGACCCAGATATTGTCGGAATCATCCCAACAATATTTAAGGACTGCCAGCCCCTGGGAATGGCTGACCATTCTCTCACAAGTGAAACAAAATCGCCGCCCACAGGGGACACAAAATCCCTCAGAATATTCCGTCAGAAAGCAAGGGTCAGAGAATGTGCCGATTATTGTCCGCTGGGCTTTGAGCAATCGCCTGATTACCGAGTTGGGTAATCAGGCGATCGCCGAACTGAAACTTTACCAACGGCAAAGTGATTCAGAAAGTTTCAATTATTTAATTGATACCATTATCGAGTCTCGTCAGCGCTATTCAAGAGCGATCACCGCTTTGGGAGCCAGCAAATCCAACTCCCCAACACTGATTTACGATCAAACTTTCTTCAATTTGTCCGACGGAGAATGGGAAATCACTAAACAGGGCATCCAACAGACCGCTCAACTGATACTGACTCAAGGCATTCCTGCCGGTCTACCCCAGGAACTGATCAAAAATGCCGTAAAACTGCAACTTCAAACCCAAGTCCCAGCAGGATCTGAAGCATTAGCCACAAGGATCCTCTTAACCAGCTTAAGGCATAACTTGATTGAAGACACTGAGGCCACCAATCACCTTGCTAAACAGGCGGTCGCTGAAGTTAAAACGATCTACGTCAATATTAATGCCGGGGAAGTGATTGTCCAAGCCGGTGAAATCATTGAGCCGAATCATTTGGTGTTACTCGATGGCTTTGGCTTAAGTCAGCGGGGGATTAACTGGATGGGCTTAATCATGTTAGCCGGGGGGGTTGGTATCGGGGTGGGAGTGTTTTGGTTCGTGGAACATCGATATTACTCCCCCCTGCGACGACGAGATCATCTGCTGATCCTACTGCTAACTCTCTCTACCCCGTTACTCTTGTATTTCAAGCTACCGATCGTCAGCTTACCGGCGATCGGTCTATGGATTGGTAACTTTTACGGTTCTACTCTCGCAGGCACCGTCGTCTCACTGATTGGTCTATTGTTACCTGTGGGCATGGAAATAGACGCCGCCATTTTATTCGCCAATGTAGCCGGAGGATTGCTCGGTGGAATTGTGGGCGGAAAAATGCGTACACGGGAAGAATTAGCCCTGTTAGGACTGGGTGTGGGATTGACTCAGGGAATTGTTTATTTGATTGTCACCCTGATTGTGACGGCCACAGCCCCGGCTGTATGGTCTACTATCCTGATGAGTTCTGGGTTACAGGCGCTGCTCGGGGTGGCGTGGAGTATCATTGCCCTGGGTGTCAGTCCTTATTTGGAACAAGGCTTTGACCTGATTACTCCCATTCGTTTGGCGGAATTATCTAACCTGAACCGTCCTTTGCTCAAACGATTGGCGGCAGAAGCGCCAGGGACTTTCCAACATACCCTGTTTGTTTCTAGTTTGGCGGAGGCGGCAGCTAAAGAATTGGGCTGTAATGTCGAACTGATTCGGGCAGGAACTTTGTATCACGATATTGGCAAGATGCACGATCCCCTGGGATTTATTGAAAATCAAATGAATGGGGTGAATAAGCACGATGAAATTAACGATCCGTGGAAAAGTGCCGAGATTATTAAAAAGCACGTGACTCAAGGATTGGTGATGGCCAAGCGGGCTCGCTTACCCAAGGCGTTACAAGCTTTTATCCCGGAACATCAGGGAACGATGCTGATTGCTTATTTTTATCACCAAGCCCAGCAACGGGCAGCGGCTGATGGGCAGCCGTCCGTTGCCGAATCCGATTTTCGCTACGATGGCCCGATTCCGCAGTCCCGGGAAACGGCGATCGTGATGTTGGCAGACTCTTGTGAGGCAGCATTACGCAGTTTGAAAGATGCGACTCCAGAGGAAGCGTTAAGTATGGTGAATAAGATTTTCCGCGCTCGCTGGCAAGATAATCAGCTTGTGGAGTCAGGACTGCGACGAGAAGATATGCCTAAAATTGCGGAAATTTTTATTCAGGTTTGGCAACAGTTTAATCACAAACGGATTGCTTATCCTAAAGCGGCTTTGCAAAGTAAGCATTAG